One window from the genome of Spirosoma rhododendri encodes:
- a CDS encoding integrase core domain-containing protein: protein MTESGDPNENALAERVFRTLKYDFRLHGFVNFGLAETTVGQAIRTYNSLRPHASLNYQTPNQAHRQVGHQRLKWYPYKRVRFGNVPLQIDKPFCSPL, encoded by the coding sequence ATGACCGAATCAGGTGACCCAAATGAAAATGCTTTAGCCGAACGGGTCTTTCGCACGTTGAAGTATGACTTTCGACTGCATGGCTTTGTCAACTTTGGCTTGGCCGAGACGACCGTTGGCCAGGCTATTCGGACTTATAATTCACTGCGTCCTCATGCGTCACTGAATTACCAAACTCCAAACCAAGCTCACCGGCAAGTTGGTCATCAGCGGTTAAAATGGTATCCTTACAAGCGAGTTCGGTTTGGAAATGTGCCACTGCAAATCGACAAGCCGTTTTGTTCCCCTTTGTAA
- a CDS encoding DDE-type integrase/transposase/recombinase: MEQLCGLFGLTRYAWYAATRRQQKAGFQASLVLAEVMRLRRQVPGLGTTKLHEMMQAFLAVHQIKLGRDKLHNLLKINGLLLVKKRAYVRTTDSGHGLKTYPNRVKDLKPTAANQLWVSDLSYVRAGTSFAYVSIILDAYSRKIVGWSVHKTLEAKGPLAALEMALGDRGQTSKSLIHHSDRGVQYCSGLMWPGFVRQALLLV; this comes from the coding sequence ATGGAGCAGTTGTGTGGGCTGTTTGGATTAACACGATACGCCTGGTATGCGGCTACCAGGCGACAGCAAAAAGCGGGTTTTCAGGCTAGCCTGGTGTTGGCCGAAGTGATGCGGCTACGCCGACAGGTACCCGGCTTAGGAACCACTAAATTACATGAAATGATGCAGGCTTTCTTGGCTGTTCACCAGATCAAGTTAGGTCGTGACAAGCTACATAACCTATTAAAAATCAATGGTTTGCTGCTAGTCAAGAAACGAGCATACGTGCGTACGACTGATTCTGGACATGGCTTGAAGACGTATCCTAATCGGGTTAAAGATCTCAAACCAACGGCTGCCAATCAACTTTGGGTAAGTGATCTAAGCTACGTTCGAGCGGGTACTAGCTTCGCCTATGTATCAATTATTCTGGATGCTTACTCGCGCAAAATCGTGGGTTGGTCAGTGCACAAAACATTAGAAGCCAAGGGACCGCTGGCGGCTCTAGAGATGGCACTGGGTGATCGAGGACAGACCAGCAAATCGCTCATCCATCACTCAGATCGGGGCGTTCAGTACTGTTCAGGGCTTATGTGGCCCGGCTTCGTCAGGCAGGCATTGTTATTAGTATGA
- a CDS encoding isoamylase early set domain-containing protein, with product MAVAKQFLKSKPVAKVTFELSAEAVNGAKTVAVAGEFNNWDASAQALKKQKDGSYKTTVELPVGGEYQYRYILDGTKWENDWAADKYVASGVSGDENSVVVL from the coding sequence ATGGCAGTTGCCAAACAATTTCTGAAAAGTAAGCCTGTTGCCAAAGTAACGTTCGAATTGTCAGCCGAAGCAGTCAATGGTGCGAAAACGGTTGCCGTAGCCGGTGAATTCAACAACTGGGACGCATCAGCTCAAGCGCTAAAGAAGCAAAAGGACGGTTCGTACAAGACGACGGTTGAACTGCCCGTTGGTGGCGAGTACCAATACCGGTACATCCTCGACGGTACGAAATGGGAAAACGATTGGGCTGCCGATAAGTATGTAGCCAGCGGTGTTTCGGGAGACGAAAATTCAGTAGTTGTTCTGTAA
- the pnuC gene encoding nicotinamide riboside transporter PnuC, producing the protein MAAFFDIHTILFTVWGYPMSYLEFFGVVSGGLATWLAARANIWSWPVGAASVTLFFFLFYQIQLYPDMFLQVFFVITNLYGWWRWTHPKTGEADKQNELRITRLTGRPLILTLASGLVATLGLGALAQNLHRLFPVLFSQPSAFPYLDSFTTVMSIVGTFMMIQKKLECWWVWLVIDLISTYIYFIKGVKLVGIEYAVFCLIAFQGAWHWTREYRSYQTDRQPAHL; encoded by the coding sequence TGGCTGCTTTCTTCGACATTCATACCATCCTGTTTACCGTCTGGGGGTATCCCATGAGTTACCTGGAGTTCTTCGGCGTCGTGTCGGGCGGACTGGCAACCTGGCTGGCGGCCCGCGCTAACATCTGGAGCTGGCCGGTCGGGGCAGCTAGCGTAACGCTGTTCTTTTTTCTGTTCTACCAGATTCAGCTTTACCCAGACATGTTTTTGCAGGTCTTTTTCGTCATCACAAACCTGTACGGCTGGTGGCGCTGGACACACCCCAAAACCGGGGAAGCCGATAAACAGAACGAACTCCGCATCACCCGCCTGACGGGTCGCCCGCTGATCCTGACGCTGGCAAGCGGACTGGTAGCTACGCTGGGGCTGGGCGCACTGGCGCAAAACCTGCACCGGCTGTTTCCGGTCCTGTTCAGCCAGCCCAGCGCGTTTCCGTATCTCGATTCATTCACGACGGTGATGAGCATCGTCGGCACGTTTATGATGATCCAGAAAAAGCTGGAATGCTGGTGGGTCTGGCTGGTGATCGATCTTATCAGCACCTATATCTACTTCATCAAGGGCGTCAAACTGGTCGGGATTGAATACGCTGTTTTCTGCCTGATTGCGTTTCAGGGAGCCTGGCACTGGACCCGCGAATACCGGTCGTACCAAACAGATCGGCAACCCGCTCATTTGTAG